From one Catellatospora sp. IY07-71 genomic stretch:
- the ileS gene encoding isoleucine--tRNA ligase: MAYPLHDAAAQGVPASPDLPALERRVLDFWAADKTFAASVEQRDAGAKGSNEFVFYDGPPFANGLPHYGHLLTGYVKDVVPRYQTMRGRRVERRFGWDTHGMPAEVEAEKQLGITTKAEILDMGLAEFNEACRTSVLRYTSEWERYVTRQARWVDFANDYKTLDLDYMESVMWAFKTLYDKGLVYEGFRVLAYCWRCETPLSNTETRMDDVYKDRQDPTLAVKFQLDSGEKVAVWTTTPWTLPSNLALAVGPDIDYAVMEKDGEKLLLGAARVEYYAKELEGYARTGTVKGADLVGKRYTPLFPFLVDHAGDNAFQVLGADFVTTEDGTGVVHLAPAFGEDDQNTCNAAGIPTVVTVDERARFTALVPAYEGQQVFDTNKAVIRELKDRGMVLRHETYTHSYPHCWRCDTPLVYKAVSSWFVKVTAFRDRMVELNQQINWTPEHVKDGSFGKWLANARDWSISRNRFWGSPIPVWVSDDPNHPRVDVYGSLAQLEADFGVKVTDLHRPYVDELTRPNPDDPTGQSTMRRVPEVLDCWFESGSMPFAQVHYPFENQEWFEDHYPGDFIVEYIGQTRGWFYTMHVLATALFDRPAFRSCVSHGILQGSDGRKMSKSLRNYPDVYEMFDRYGADAMRWMLMSSPVLRGGDMAVNEAGIRDSVRQVLLPLWNVYYFFTLYANAAGHTARRRVDSTHVLDRYVLAKTRELVETTTEQLDAYDLSAACAGVRTYLDALTNWYVRRSRDRFWAGDAEAFDTLYTVLETLARVVAPLAPLTAEEIWRGLTGERSVHLADWPDAASLPADHDLVATMDRVREVCSAALSLRKAKGLRVRLPLRTLTVATPDASSLRGFAELIADEVNVKSVELSDDLTGHCEQVLNVVPRVLGPRVGGSVQQVIKAVKAGEWSLADGSPVAAGVTLQEGEYELKLVAADAEHSAPLPGDAGVVVLDTEVTPALEAEGLARDVVRVVQQARREADLAITDRIALTVAAPDDVAAAVREHQAFLAAETLADSVSFGTVEAGFAGEVGDGGTVTVAVARS; encoded by the coding sequence ATGGCTTACCCACTGCACGACGCCGCGGCGCAGGGCGTCCCGGCGAGCCCGGACCTGCCCGCGCTGGAGCGGCGCGTGCTCGACTTCTGGGCCGCGGACAAGACCTTCGCGGCCAGCGTGGAGCAGCGCGACGCCGGGGCGAAGGGGTCGAACGAGTTCGTCTTCTACGACGGCCCGCCGTTCGCCAACGGCCTGCCCCACTACGGCCACCTGCTGACCGGCTACGTCAAGGACGTGGTGCCGCGTTATCAGACCATGCGCGGGCGCCGGGTGGAGCGCCGCTTCGGCTGGGACACCCACGGCATGCCGGCCGAGGTGGAGGCGGAGAAGCAGCTCGGCATCACCACCAAGGCCGAGATCCTGGACATGGGCCTGGCCGAGTTCAACGAGGCCTGCCGCACCTCCGTGCTGCGCTACACCAGCGAGTGGGAGCGGTACGTCACCCGCCAGGCGCGCTGGGTCGACTTCGCCAACGACTACAAGACGCTCGACCTGGACTACATGGAAAGCGTCATGTGGGCCTTCAAGACCTTGTACGACAAGGGCCTGGTGTACGAGGGCTTCCGCGTGCTGGCGTACTGCTGGCGCTGCGAGACGCCGCTGTCCAACACCGAGACCCGGATGGACGACGTCTACAAGGACCGGCAGGATCCGACGCTGGCGGTGAAGTTCCAGCTCGACTCCGGCGAGAAGGTCGCGGTGTGGACCACCACGCCGTGGACCCTGCCGAGCAACCTGGCGCTGGCCGTCGGCCCCGACATCGACTACGCGGTCATGGAGAAGGACGGCGAGAAGCTGCTGCTCGGCGCGGCGCGCGTCGAGTACTACGCCAAGGAGCTCGAAGGCTACGCGCGCACCGGCACCGTGAAGGGCGCCGACCTGGTCGGGAAGCGGTACACGCCGCTGTTCCCGTTCCTGGTGGACCACGCGGGGGACAACGCGTTCCAGGTGCTCGGGGCGGACTTCGTGACCACCGAGGACGGCACCGGGGTGGTGCACCTCGCGCCGGCCTTCGGTGAGGACGACCAGAACACCTGCAACGCGGCGGGCATCCCGACCGTGGTGACGGTCGACGAGCGGGCGCGGTTCACCGCGCTGGTCCCGGCGTACGAGGGCCAGCAGGTCTTCGACACCAACAAGGCGGTCATCCGCGAGCTGAAGGACCGCGGCATGGTGCTGCGGCACGAGACCTACACCCACTCCTACCCGCACTGCTGGCGGTGTGACACGCCGCTGGTCTACAAGGCGGTGTCGAGCTGGTTCGTGAAGGTCACCGCGTTCCGCGACCGCATGGTGGAGCTGAACCAGCAGATCAACTGGACCCCGGAGCACGTCAAGGACGGCTCGTTCGGCAAGTGGCTGGCCAACGCCCGCGACTGGTCGATCAGCCGCAACCGGTTCTGGGGCTCGCCGATCCCGGTGTGGGTCTCCGACGACCCGAACCACCCGCGGGTGGATGTCTACGGCTCGCTGGCGCAGCTGGAGGCGGACTTCGGGGTGAAGGTCACCGACCTGCACCGCCCGTACGTCGACGAGCTGACCCGGCCGAACCCGGACGACCCGACGGGGCAGTCGACCATGCGCCGGGTGCCGGAGGTGCTGGACTGCTGGTTCGAGTCGGGCTCGATGCCGTTCGCCCAGGTGCACTACCCGTTCGAGAACCAGGAGTGGTTCGAGGACCACTACCCGGGCGACTTCATCGTCGAGTACATCGGACAGACGCGCGGCTGGTTCTACACCATGCACGTGCTGGCCACCGCGCTGTTCGACCGGCCCGCGTTCCGCAGCTGCGTCAGCCACGGCATCCTGCAGGGCTCCGACGGCCGCAAGATGTCCAAGAGCCTGCGCAACTACCCGGACGTCTACGAGATGTTCGACCGCTACGGCGCCGACGCCATGCGCTGGATGCTGATGAGCTCCCCGGTGCTGCGCGGCGGCGACATGGCCGTCAACGAGGCGGGCATCCGGGACTCGGTGCGCCAGGTGCTGCTGCCGCTGTGGAACGTGTACTACTTCTTCACGCTCTACGCCAACGCCGCCGGGCACACCGCCCGGCGCCGGGTCGACTCCACGCACGTGCTGGACCGCTACGTGCTGGCCAAGACCCGGGAGCTGGTCGAGACGACGACGGAGCAGCTGGACGCGTACGACCTCTCGGCGGCCTGCGCCGGGGTGCGGACCTATCTGGACGCGCTGACCAACTGGTACGTGCGCCGCAGCCGGGACCGCTTCTGGGCGGGCGACGCCGAGGCGTTCGACACGCTGTACACGGTGCTGGAGACGCTGGCCCGGGTGGTGGCGCCGCTGGCGCCGCTGACCGCGGAGGAGATCTGGCGCGGCCTGACCGGCGAGCGCTCGGTGCACCTGGCCGACTGGCCGGACGCCGCGTCGCTGCCGGCCGACCACGACCTGGTCGCCACCATGGACCGGGTGCGCGAGGTGTGCTCGGCGGCGCTGTCCCTGCGCAAGGCCAAGGGCCTGCGGGTGCGGCTGCCGCTGCGCACGCTGACCGTGGCCACGCCGGACGCGTCCAGCCTGCGCGGCTTCGCCGAGCTGATCGCCGACGAGGTCAACGTGAAGTCGGTCGAGCTGAGCGACGACCTGACCGGCCACTGCGAGCAGGTGCTCAACGTGGTGCCGCGGGTGCTCGGCCCGCGCGTGGGCGGCTCGGTGCAGCAGGTCATCAAGGCGGTCAAGGCGGGGGAGTGGTCCCTGGCCGACGGCTCACCCGTGGCCGCCGGGGTCACCCTGCAGGAGGGTGAGTACGAGCTGAAGCTGGTCGCCGCCGACGCGGAGCACTCCGCCCCGCTGCCCGGCGACGCGGGCGTGGTCGTGCTCGACACCGAGGTCACCCCGGCGCTGGAGGCCGAGGGCCTGGCCCGGGACGTGGTCCGGGTGGTGCAGCAGGCCCGTCGCGAGGCGGACCTGGCCATCACCGACCGGATCGCGCTGACCGTCGCCGCGCCGGACGACGTGGCCGCGGCGGTGCGCGAGCACCAGGCGTTCCTGGCCGCCGAGACGCTTGCCGACAGCGTGAGCTTCGGCACGGTCGAGGCGGGCTTCGCCGGTGAGGTCGGCGACGGCGGCACGGTCACCGTGGCCGTGGCGCGCAGCTGA
- a CDS encoding terpene synthase: MYAIPPVDCPIAPRLSPHVAEAERELTGWARKCGLISDDDGRRWLAAEAYAGHAGRIFPDVEPADLALLGMIFAWFYLIDDACDGSATPEPGRTRRYVTELLALLHGSHRPTEVFTGPARTMLIEIWAALRDEMPAAWQERFTVGVARYLAGVIEEAENKTAGRRPGVAEYVELRRAASAAEISHLLTEFATHTRLPDAIYHHPALRAVRTAGNDLLSWFNDLHSLDKDIATAGGHNLVLAIAHERGLPIEAAVPAAVAMWQERMDGFGALRARVPSFGAQFDGAVRCHLDGVARSVRGTLDWTLISGRYRTDAPETP; encoded by the coding sequence GTGTACGCCATACCCCCGGTGGACTGTCCCATCGCGCCCCGGCTGTCCCCGCACGTCGCCGAGGCGGAGCGGGAGCTGACCGGCTGGGCGCGAAAGTGCGGCCTGATCAGCGACGACGACGGGCGGCGCTGGCTGGCCGCCGAGGCGTACGCGGGTCACGCCGGGCGCATCTTCCCCGATGTGGAGCCCGCCGACCTGGCCCTGCTCGGCATGATCTTCGCCTGGTTCTACCTGATCGACGACGCCTGCGACGGGTCCGCGACGCCGGAGCCGGGCCGCACCCGGCGCTACGTGACCGAGCTGCTCGCGCTGCTGCACGGCTCGCACCGGCCGACCGAGGTGTTCACCGGCCCGGCGCGGACGATGCTGATCGAGATCTGGGCCGCGCTGCGCGACGAGATGCCCGCCGCCTGGCAGGAGCGGTTCACCGTCGGGGTGGCCCGCTACCTCGCCGGGGTGATCGAGGAGGCGGAGAACAAGACGGCCGGGCGGCGGCCGGGCGTGGCGGAGTACGTCGAGCTGCGCCGCGCGGCGTCGGCGGCGGAGATCTCGCACCTGCTGACCGAGTTCGCCACGCACACCCGGCTGCCGGACGCGATCTACCACCACCCGGCGCTGCGCGCGGTGCGTACGGCCGGCAACGACCTGCTGTCCTGGTTCAACGACCTGCACTCGCTGGACAAGGACATCGCCACCGCGGGCGGGCACAACCTGGTGCTGGCCATCGCGCACGAGCGGGGCCTGCCGATCGAGGCGGCGGTGCCGGCGGCGGTGGCGATGTGGCAGGAGCGGATGGACGGCTTCGGGGCGCTGCGGGCGCGGGTGCCCTCGTTCGGCGCCCAGTTCGACGGGGCGGTGCGCTGCCACCTGGACGGGGTCGCCCGTTCGGTGCGCGGCACCCTGGACTGGACGCTGATCAGCGGGCGCTACCGGACCGACGCGCCGGAAACCCCGTAG